In Anaerolineales bacterium, one DNA window encodes the following:
- a CDS encoding isoprenyl transferase, translating into MAETPLNVPLEKVPQHVAMIMDGNGRWALQRGLPRLAGHKAGTENLRRVIRSTVEFGVKYLTIYAFSTENWGRPPEEVQGLMLILQNVIDRELNELHKEGVQLRHIGRLERLDPGIQKKVLHAIELTKNNDRLVLNVAFNYGGRDEIVCAIQKIIKDGIPADEVTDDMVNKYLFTAGVPDPDLIIRTSGELRVSNFLIWQAAYSEWYITPTFWPDFDKEEYRRALETFAHRDRRYGKVSSGELQESNA; encoded by the coding sequence TGATCATGGATGGCAATGGACGTTGGGCGCTTCAACGTGGCTTGCCGCGTCTGGCAGGACACAAGGCAGGGACGGAGAACCTGCGCCGCGTCATCCGCTCCACGGTTGAGTTTGGCGTCAAGTATCTGACGATCTATGCGTTTTCCACCGAAAACTGGGGGCGTCCGCCTGAGGAGGTGCAGGGGTTGATGCTCATCCTTCAGAATGTCATTGACCGTGAATTAAATGAGCTTCACAAGGAAGGCGTACAGCTGCGTCATATAGGACGACTGGAACGACTTGATCCCGGCATCCAGAAAAAAGTCTTACATGCCATTGAACTGACAAAGAACAATGACCGCCTTGTCTTGAATGTGGCGTTCAATTATGGTGGACGGGATGAGATCGTCTGCGCGATCCAGAAGATTATCAAGGACGGCATTCCTGCCGATGAAGTGACCGACGACATGGTGAACAAATATTTGTTCACAGCCGGTGTGCCAGACCCCGACCTCATCATCCGCACGTCGGGCGAATTACGTGTGAGTAATTTTCTCATCTGGCAAGCCGCCTACTCGGAATGGTATATCACCCCCACCTTCTGGCCTGATTTTGACAAGGAAGAATATCGCCGCGCACTGGAGACATTTGCCCACCGCGACAGGCGTTATGGAAAGGTATCCTCGGGAGAATTACAGGAATCCAATGCGTAG